In a single window of the Pseudomonas sp. B21-015 genome:
- the cyoE gene encoding heme o synthase yields MSFKHFIQITKPGIIFGNVLSVAGGFFLASKGHVDLAIFLAAMIGTSLVVASGCVFNNCIDRDIDLKMERTKNRVLVQGLISLKLALAYATVLGVAGVALLYKVANPLAALFAVIGFVIYVGFYSLYLKRKSVHGTLVGSLSGAMPPVIGYVAVSNNFDMAALTLLVMFSLWQMPHSYAIAIFRFNDYLAASIPVLPVKRGIEVAKKHILLYILAFLVATLMLTFSGYAGMSYLAVAAAMGMYWLYMAWTGYKAVDDTVWARKLFVFSIFTITALSVMMSLDFKVPSELLLTYAP; encoded by the coding sequence ATGTCCTTTAAGCACTTTATCCAAATCACCAAACCGGGGATCATTTTCGGTAACGTGCTTTCTGTGGCAGGCGGATTTTTCCTGGCCTCCAAAGGGCATGTCGATCTGGCCATCTTCCTGGCCGCCATGATCGGGACGTCCCTGGTAGTAGCCTCCGGTTGCGTGTTCAACAACTGCATCGACCGCGATATCGACCTGAAGATGGAACGCACCAAGAACCGGGTGCTGGTCCAGGGCTTGATCTCCCTGAAACTGGCCCTGGCTTATGCGACCGTCCTGGGTGTCGCCGGCGTTGCGTTGCTGTACAAGGTGGCCAACCCGTTGGCCGCGCTGTTCGCGGTGATCGGTTTTGTCATCTACGTCGGCTTCTACAGCCTGTACCTCAAGCGCAAGTCGGTTCACGGCACGCTGGTGGGCAGTCTGTCGGGGGCGATGCCGCCGGTGATCGGTTACGTCGCGGTCAGCAATAACTTCGACATGGCCGCACTGACGTTGCTGGTGATGTTCAGCCTGTGGCAGATGCCGCATTCCTACGCCATCGCGATCTTCCGCTTCAACGATTACCTGGCCGCATCGATTCCGGTGCTGCCAGTGAAGCGCGGCATTGAAGTGGCCAAGAAACACATCCTGCTCTACATCCTGGCCTTCCTCGTGGCGACCTTGATGCTGACCTTCAGCGGCTACGCCGGCATGAGCTACCTCGCCGTCGCCGCGGCCATGGGCATGTACTGGTTGTACATGGCCTGGACCGGCTACAAGGCAGTGGATGACACGGTCTGGGCACGCAAGCTGTTCGTGTTCTCGATCTTCACCATTACTGCTTTGAGCGTGATGATGTCGCTGGATTTTAAAGTGCCGAGTGAGCTGTTGCTGACTTACGCGCCTTAA
- the cyoD gene encoding cytochrome o ubiquinol oxidase subunit IV: MANAHSHDSHDAGHGSVKSYAIGFILSVILTVIPFGLVMYPSLPKALTLWIVLAFAVIQVLVHLVYFLHLDRSAAQRNNVIAFVFAAIVIVLLVGLSLWIMFSIHTNMMAH; this comes from the coding sequence ATGGCTAACGCTCATTCCCACGATAGCCACGACGCCGGCCACGGCAGCGTCAAGTCCTATGCTATCGGTTTCATCCTGTCGGTGATCCTGACCGTCATTCCTTTCGGCCTGGTGATGTACCCGTCGCTGCCGAAAGCCCTGACCCTGTGGATCGTACTGGCCTTCGCAGTCATCCAGGTGCTGGTGCACCTGGTGTACTTCCTCCACCTGGACCGTTCCGCCGCGCAGCGTAACAACGTGATTGCGTTTGTGTTTGCCGCGATCGTAATCGTCCTGTTGGTAGGCCTGTCGCTGTGGATCATGTTCAGCATCCACACCAACATGATGGCGCACTGA